In Pseudofrankia saprophytica, one genomic interval encodes:
- a CDS encoding CopG family transcriptional regulator, which produces MALTVRTDDELERALTALAAAEGTSRQEIIRRAVLERYERTGHAVQVQDSANRMIERWGDVLHRLGTV; this is translated from the coding sequence ATGGCGCTGACCGTGCGAACAGACGACGAACTTGAGCGCGCCCTCACCGCGCTGGCCGCCGCCGAGGGGACATCCCGCCAGGAGATCATCCGACGGGCCGTGCTGGAGCGGTACGAACGCACTGGCCACGCCGTCCAGGTTCAGGACAGCGCCAACCGGATGATCGAACGTTGGGGCGACGTGCTGCACCGTCTTGGCACGGTGTGA
- a CDS encoding TIGR02679 family protein yields the protein MGDEAAGDRPDSAPSREARVGGAVSPAVVATGPVGPDEPAPDLETEIPPSDSAASRDGMASQTAAIGGASVPARVAGDIERLRRLLGGEQLAWLVDRARRRMAQRQPLTGVVTLPKASHEQRRAAERLLGRRAGRGYSLSVPLDEVDRILRASGAAPEGLAAAVVLLTGPVVDEAAVPATGSAVWVAARAPLDTFTSRRPELSPFLAWLDGTGALRRLAGDPDTAAGLVARLVAVLDALPSGGVALDGLAAAATGDAHALDDGRPLATLALAAVRVLAGSEPAGDASAAGRRAAWAAVGVHLDELTSTVLCLGLPGGTTDATGRVLAAAHEAGEPCVLTLRQVIGRGGERAALGVGAGLVFVCQQPIVLASAADELGPGTPPLVCVGEHPSAAVLGLLELLAAQGASFAYHGDFDWAALRLAGGLRDRVGWRPWRYDAEAYAAALALATATGGETTTGTGGEATPEAGSGTTVGAGTATGTMARAVAGTVARAAAGIATATGGPLTGRPVDASWDPALRPALERHGIRVDEELVLRTLLADLAAGVPGPAAAVPGGAAPAG from the coding sequence GTGGGTGATGAGGCAGCAGGGGACAGACCGGACAGCGCACCATCCCGCGAGGCGCGCGTGGGCGGCGCGGTGAGCCCCGCCGTCGTCGCGACGGGCCCGGTCGGACCCGACGAGCCCGCGCCCGACCTTGAGACCGAGATCCCGCCGTCGGACTCCGCGGCCTCCCGGGATGGCATGGCCTCACAGACCGCCGCCATCGGCGGTGCATCGGTACCGGCTCGCGTGGCCGGGGACATCGAGCGGCTGCGGCGGCTGCTGGGCGGGGAGCAACTGGCATGGCTGGTCGATCGTGCCCGTAGGCGGATGGCCCAGAGACAGCCGTTGACCGGCGTCGTGACCCTGCCGAAGGCGAGCCACGAGCAGCGCCGGGCCGCCGAGCGGCTGCTCGGACGGCGTGCCGGTCGGGGCTATTCGCTGTCGGTCCCGCTGGACGAGGTGGACCGGATCCTGCGGGCCAGCGGTGCGGCCCCGGAGGGGCTCGCGGCTGCGGTGGTGCTGCTGACCGGGCCGGTAGTCGATGAGGCCGCGGTGCCCGCCACCGGGAGCGCGGTCTGGGTGGCCGCCCGGGCACCGCTGGACACGTTCACCAGCCGGCGCCCGGAGCTCTCGCCGTTTCTCGCCTGGCTGGACGGGACGGGGGCGCTGCGCCGGCTCGCCGGCGACCCGGACACGGCGGCAGGACTGGTCGCGCGGCTGGTGGCGGTGCTCGACGCGCTGCCGTCCGGCGGGGTGGCGCTCGACGGGCTGGCCGCGGCGGCCACGGGCGACGCGCACGCGCTCGACGACGGCCGGCCGCTAGCGACGCTGGCGCTCGCCGCCGTTCGGGTGCTCGCCGGGTCCGAGCCGGCGGGCGACGCGTCGGCGGCCGGGCGGCGTGCCGCCTGGGCCGCCGTCGGGGTGCACCTGGACGAGCTGACGTCGACCGTGCTGTGCCTGGGGCTGCCGGGTGGTACGACGGACGCGACCGGCCGTGTCCTCGCCGCCGCCCACGAGGCGGGCGAGCCGTGCGTGCTGACGCTGCGCCAGGTCATCGGTCGGGGCGGCGAACGGGCGGCCCTGGGCGTCGGCGCCGGCCTCGTCTTCGTCTGCCAGCAGCCGATCGTGCTCGCCAGCGCGGCCGACGAGCTCGGGCCGGGCACCCCGCCGTTGGTCTGCGTGGGCGAGCATCCGTCGGCGGCCGTCCTGGGCCTGCTCGAGCTGCTCGCGGCCCAGGGCGCGAGCTTCGCCTACCACGGCGACTTCGACTGGGCCGCCCTGCGCCTCGCGGGTGGCCTGCGCGACCGCGTCGGATGGCGCCCCTGGCGCTACGACGCCGAGGCCTACGCCGCGGCCCTCGCCCTGGCGACCGCGACCGGAGGCGAGACCACGACGGGGACCGGGGGCGAGGCCACGCCCGAGGCCGGAAGCGGGACCACGGTTGGGGCCGGGACAGCGACGGGAACCATGGCCAGAGCCGTGGCGGGAACCGTGGCCAGAGCCGCGGCCGGAATCGCGACCGCGACCGGCGGACCGCTGACCGGCCGCCCCGTCGACGCGTCCTGGGATCCCGCGCTGCGACCCGCCCTCGAACGCCACGGCATCCGGGTCGACGAGGAACTCGTCCTCCGGACGCTGCTGGCCGACCTCGCCGCCGGGGTGCCGGGGCCGGCGGCGGCCGTGCCCGGCGGCGCCGCTCCGGCCGGCTGA
- a CDS encoding ester cyclase produces the protein MSEDGLESTPPHLRGRDAVIAGSEGVVWRDGAPPDYHLSHQVMPLEKSVHHPAGSLSDVVERVVQVFEMELSHKKDPAQWVSTVTDQLQVSVNGGQAVGSAELAERGSYNILIGENPYYSAGDETFESSHDIFHEAFPGGFFWEVLEVYSAPPTITFKWRHWGTFSGPYKGVQPTGDRIEMFGVTVARVSDDLRLVEVHNYYDNTGFLGQLAGGHGS, from the coding sequence GTGAGCGAGGACGGACTCGAGAGCACGCCACCGCACCTGCGCGGGCGAGACGCGGTAATCGCGGGCTCGGAGGGTGTGGTCTGGCGTGACGGCGCCCCGCCCGACTACCACCTGTCCCACCAGGTGATGCCGTTGGAGAAATCCGTACATCACCCCGCCGGCTCGCTCTCCGACGTAGTGGAGAGGGTCGTCCAGGTCTTCGAGATGGAACTTTCCCACAAGAAGGATCCCGCGCAATGGGTGAGCACGGTCACCGACCAGCTGCAGGTCAGCGTCAACGGAGGCCAAGCCGTCGGTAGCGCGGAGCTGGCGGAGCGCGGAAGCTACAACATCCTCATCGGCGAGAACCCGTACTACTCCGCGGGCGACGAGACGTTCGAGTCCTCTCACGACATCTTCCATGAGGCGTTCCCGGGTGGATTCTTCTGGGAGGTCCTCGAGGTCTACTCGGCGCCGCCCACCATAACGTTCAAATGGCGTCACTGGGGGACGTTCAGCGGGCCGTACAAGGGTGTCCAGCCGACCGGTGATCGGATCGAGATGTTCGGGGTCACCGTGGCTCGCGTGTCCGATGACCTCCGGCTCGTCGAGGTGCACAACTACTACGACAACACCGGCTTCCTCGGGCAGCTGGCCGGCGGTCACGGGAGCTAG
- a CDS encoding VWA domain-containing protein encodes MNAVTRLTPGANAPLVGGRPAATVAVAGGSIDVSAVLLAAAGKVRGDDDLVFFNHPAQDGVRLDGACVTVDLARVPGDVAKVVVAASVDAARPGEVFDGATTPWVDVDDGARRYQFTPTPLTHGETVVLLAEFYRRDGGWKVRAIGQGYATGLAGLAADFGVVVDDPGTPTAPATRTAGGATPRPPGPPSTPATPFAPPAPAAWPAPTGQPVRPAPVQPAPAWGPPTPGGWQAAPVGGPWQPAPGNAPGGPVPAGAPAISLDKVARTAPGLVDLYKAAGVSLRKQGATGLRAAVYLVLDHSHSMAGHYRNGTMQHFAEQVLGLSANLDDDGVVPLVFFSDKVSLVDEIGLDNYHGRIQALHAKLPWGGTTYLPAMRAVIDHHRATGGAYPAFVVFQTDGAPFDRRAARSLIQQSSNLPIFWQFVGFGKGRHLKFLQDLDTMGGRLVDNAGFLATGRVPGELPTGELYDQLLAEFPTWLSAARAAGILR; translated from the coding sequence ATGAACGCAGTGACTCGCCTGACGCCTGGCGCGAACGCGCCGCTGGTCGGCGGCCGGCCCGCGGCGACGGTCGCGGTCGCCGGTGGGTCCATCGACGTGTCCGCGGTGCTGCTGGCGGCGGCGGGCAAGGTGCGTGGCGACGACGACCTCGTCTTCTTCAACCATCCGGCGCAGGACGGCGTGCGACTCGACGGGGCGTGCGTGACGGTCGACCTCGCGCGGGTCCCGGGCGACGTCGCCAAGGTGGTGGTCGCCGCGAGCGTCGACGCGGCGCGGCCCGGCGAGGTGTTCGACGGCGCCACGACGCCCTGGGTCGACGTCGACGACGGCGCGCGCCGCTATCAGTTCACCCCGACGCCGCTCACGCACGGAGAGACCGTCGTGCTGCTGGCGGAGTTCTACCGGCGCGACGGCGGTTGGAAGGTCCGGGCCATCGGCCAGGGATACGCGACCGGCCTCGCGGGGCTGGCGGCCGACTTCGGAGTCGTGGTGGACGACCCCGGCACGCCCACCGCGCCGGCCACCCGGACGGCCGGTGGAGCCACGCCGCGGCCTCCCGGCCCGCCGAGTACGCCGGCCACGCCGTTCGCGCCGCCCGCCCCGGCGGCATGGCCCGCGCCGACGGGACAGCCCGTGCGGCCGGCACCCGTGCAGCCAGCACCGGCCTGGGGACCGCCGACTCCGGGCGGGTGGCAGGCCGCGCCGGTGGGGGGACCGTGGCAGCCCGCGCCGGGGAACGCTCCTGGCGGCCCCGTGCCGGCGGGTGCGCCCGCCATCAGCCTCGACAAGGTCGCGCGGACCGCGCCGGGCCTCGTCGACCTGTACAAGGCGGCCGGGGTAAGCCTGCGCAAGCAGGGCGCGACCGGGCTGCGCGCGGCCGTCTACCTGGTCCTGGACCACTCGCACAGCATGGCCGGCCACTACCGGAACGGGACGATGCAGCACTTCGCGGAGCAGGTGCTCGGCCTGTCCGCGAACCTCGACGACGACGGCGTCGTGCCGCTGGTGTTCTTCTCCGACAAGGTCAGCCTGGTCGACGAGATCGGCCTGGACAACTACCACGGCAGGATCCAGGCGCTGCACGCGAAGCTGCCGTGGGGCGGCACCACCTACCTCCCGGCGATGCGGGCGGTGATCGACCACCACCGGGCGACCGGTGGCGCCTACCCGGCGTTCGTCGTGTTCCAGACCGACGGCGCGCCGTTCGACAGGCGCGCGGCGCGCTCCCTGATCCAGCAGAGCAGCAACCTGCCGATCTTCTGGCAGTTCGTGGGATTCGGGAAGGGCCGTCACCTGAAGTTCCTGCAGGATTTGGACACCATGGGAGGACGGCTGGTCGACAACGCCGGCTTCCTCGCCACCGGCCGCGTCCCGGGCGAACTGCCTACCGGCGAGCTCTACGACCAGCTCCTCGCCGAGTTCCCCACCTGGCTGTCCGCCGCCCGCGCCGCCGGCATCCTGCGCTGA
- a CDS encoding MHYT domain-containing protein, translating into MTYQHASFDTLSVAISVALSFLGCFAALVSAIRIPLNSGRRRLRWIMAASVSLGGGAIWSMHFIGMAAYHLGTMGIVYNVPLTALSLVIAVAASALGIGIVGTNPRSLGRVLGGGVTAGLGIAAMHYTGMAAMQTGSRITYDPTRVVLSIGIAIGAALAALVIAFRVRSRTHVVLASVIMTAAVCGMHYTAMTAVRVEHMDGSAPMTGADPIAMSLAVCVVTFTVLSTVIIMALGVLSDEGNFSLRKAAARTGGTTAHAGCGGAGASFTERVPRTVDVDPAGRIPRSVRSQRDDRPRLGGSFVTRPRHRI; encoded by the coding sequence ATGACGTACCAGCACGCAAGCTTCGACACGCTGTCCGTGGCCATATCGGTTGCACTGTCATTCCTGGGCTGTTTCGCCGCGCTCGTGAGCGCCATCAGGATCCCGTTGAACTCCGGCCGGCGCCGACTGCGGTGGATCATGGCCGCCTCGGTCAGCCTCGGCGGCGGGGCGATCTGGTCGATGCATTTCATCGGGATGGCCGCCTATCACCTCGGCACCATGGGAATCGTCTACAACGTGCCCCTGACCGCCCTGTCGCTCGTCATCGCGGTCGCGGCGTCGGCGCTGGGAATCGGCATCGTGGGCACCAACCCGCGCAGTCTCGGCCGTGTCCTCGGCGGCGGAGTCACGGCGGGCCTCGGAATCGCCGCGATGCATTACACGGGGATGGCGGCGATGCAAACTGGATCCAGGATCACCTATGACCCGACGCGAGTCGTCCTGTCGATCGGAATCGCCATCGGGGCCGCGCTCGCCGCGCTCGTCATCGCCTTCCGCGTGCGTAGCCGGACCCATGTCGTGCTTGCCTCGGTGATTATGACGGCCGCGGTGTGCGGGATGCACTACACCGCGATGACAGCTGTGCGCGTCGAGCACATGGACGGCAGCGCGCCGATGACGGGCGCGGATCCCATCGCCATGAGCCTGGCGGTATGCGTCGTGACGTTCACCGTCCTCTCCACGGTGATCATCATGGCCCTCGGCGTTCTTTCAGACGAAGGCAACTTCAGTCTGAGGAAAGCCGCGGCGCGGACCGGCGGGACCACCGCTCATGCCGGCTGCGGGGGTGCTGGCGCGTCTTTCACCGAACGAGTGCCGCGGACCGTTGATGTCGACCCCGCCGGGCGCATCCCTCGCTCCGTGAGGTCTCAGCGTGACGATCGACCGCGATTGGGTGGAAGCTTCGTGACGCGTCCCCGTCACCGAATCTGA
- a CDS encoding branched-chain amino acid ABC transporter permease, which yields MDFVNDVVWPGLVSGSLFALVALGINMVERVTKVVNFAHAQLIYWAPLATLLLARQFHLPVALAFVLATVGVVAASLVEERVAIRPFLRRGAALPWILSTLAVGTLLERAAHYQFSGEPQAFTYNFGQGPVDLFGIRTTGAEIAIIVVALVLVGVVSLLWRMTLLGRRLHAVAEDLDGATSVGISAARASQLVMAGSALVAAVTGFVAAPSLQVGPSLGLTLLFNGFVAAAIGGIGSLHGSLVGGLVLGFLLQYANANFGTLALNSVLFGTLLVVYLVRPQGLFGDRALRSV from the coding sequence GTGGACTTCGTCAACGACGTGGTGTGGCCGGGGCTGGTGTCCGGCTCCCTGTTCGCGCTGGTCGCGCTCGGGATCAACATGGTCGAGCGGGTCACGAAGGTGGTCAACTTCGCGCATGCGCAGCTGATCTACTGGGCGCCGCTGGCCACCCTCCTGCTGGCCCGTCAGTTCCACCTGCCGGTGGCGCTCGCGTTCGTGCTGGCGACGGTGGGCGTCGTCGCGGCGTCGCTCGTCGAGGAACGCGTCGCGATCCGGCCGTTCCTGCGGCGCGGGGCGGCGCTGCCGTGGATCCTGTCGACGCTCGCCGTCGGCACGCTGTTGGAGCGGGCGGCGCACTACCAGTTCTCCGGTGAGCCGCAGGCGTTCACCTACAACTTCGGCCAGGGGCCGGTCGACCTGTTCGGCATCCGCACCACCGGCGCCGAGATCGCGATCATCGTCGTCGCGCTGGTGCTCGTCGGCGTCGTGTCGCTGCTGTGGCGGATGACGCTGCTCGGCCGGCGGTTGCACGCGGTCGCCGAGGACCTCGACGGCGCGACCTCGGTCGGCATCTCGGCGGCCCGCGCCTCGCAGCTGGTCATGGCCGGCTCCGCGCTCGTCGCCGCCGTCACCGGCTTCGTCGCCGCGCCGTCGCTGCAGGTGGGCCCGTCGCTGGGGCTGACCCTGCTGTTCAACGGGTTCGTCGCCGCCGCGATCGGCGGGATCGGCAGCCTGCACGGCAGCCTGGTCGGCGGCCTGGTGCTCGGCTTCCTGCTGCAGTACGCGAACGCCAACTTCGGCACCCTCGCCCTGAACTCGGTCCTGTTCGGCACGCTCCTGGTCGTCTACCTGGTGCGCCCGCAGGGCCTGTTCGGCGATCGCGCGCTGCGGAGCGTGTGA
- a CDS encoding type II toxin-antitoxin system death-on-curing family toxin, whose protein sequence is MTRSPAIYLDLDDLLALTRTLGVGPVRDVGLLDAGAARPRSSAFGRDAYPTITLKAAALLQSLVRNHALIDGNKRLAWLAAAVFLDLNGLVVEMTDDAAFDLVMDTAQGKADLEAIADRLVVLAKPEAPKPAGPRSATGPHTTSR, encoded by the coding sequence GTGACGCGAAGCCCGGCGATTTACCTGGATCTCGATGACCTATTGGCGCTCACCCGCACTCTTGGCGTGGGTCCGGTGCGCGATGTGGGCCTGCTCGACGCAGGCGCGGCCCGGCCCCGATCGAGTGCCTTCGGACGGGATGCCTACCCGACGATCACGCTCAAGGCCGCCGCGCTGCTCCAGTCGCTGGTCCGCAACCACGCGCTGATCGACGGAAACAAGCGGCTCGCCTGGCTCGCGGCGGCCGTCTTCCTCGACCTCAACGGGTTGGTCGTGGAAATGACTGACGACGCAGCCTTCGACCTCGTGATGGACACGGCACAGGGCAAGGCCGATCTCGAGGCGATTGCCGACCGGTTGGTCGTCCTCGCCAAGCCCGAGGCGCCCAAGCCGGCTGGCCCCCGTTCCGCGACCGGCCCACACACCACCAGCAGATGA
- a CDS encoding LLM class flavin-dependent oxidoreductase: MRLGVSPYGSDRDETVAFTDTAVAGGLDTLWLGDGMFRRPDFSGWRGGLESMVELAWFAGRHPGTRIGITAAVLPVRDMDWLTRQAATLDQLTAGRFVLAVAAGFWDDELVHRGVAPAERGRRFRACLDQLRAGLTGDVLSPEPFTPGGPPIWLAGADATMRLAARLGLPYQASRALPDDLAPLAARWRDLGGGLLAHRIYVEAGTAVPDGVQVARHVLAGSAGQLLDGLSRYRELGVGDLSMVLGHDDVTARRTLDVLLADVLPGLR, translated from the coding sequence GTGCGCCTTGGGGTCTCTCCGTACGGCTCGGACCGCGACGAGACCGTCGCGTTCACGGACACGGCGGTCGCCGGCGGGCTCGACACCCTCTGGCTCGGCGACGGGATGTTCCGCCGGCCGGACTTCTCCGGCTGGCGGGGCGGCCTGGAGTCGATGGTCGAGCTCGCCTGGTTCGCCGGCCGGCACCCGGGCACGCGGATCGGGATCACGGCCGCCGTGCTGCCGGTGCGGGACATGGACTGGCTGACGCGCCAGGCGGCCACCCTCGACCAGCTCACCGCGGGCCGGTTCGTGCTCGCGGTCGCCGCCGGCTTCTGGGACGACGAGCTGGTCCACCGGGGCGTGGCGCCGGCCGAGCGCGGCCGTCGCTTCCGCGCCTGCCTGGACCAGCTGCGCGCCGGCCTGACCGGGGACGTCCTCTCGCCCGAGCCGTTCACGCCCGGTGGGCCACCGATCTGGCTCGCCGGCGCCGACGCGACGATGCGCCTGGCCGCCCGTCTCGGCCTGCCCTACCAGGCATCACGGGCGTTGCCGGACGACCTTGCCCCCCTCGCCGCCCGCTGGCGCGACCTCGGCGGTGGCCTGCTCGCCCACCGCATCTACGTCGAGGCCGGCACGGCCGTGCCCGACGGCGTCCAGGTCGCCCGCCACGTCCTCGCCGGCTCGGCCGGCCAGCTCCTCGACGGCCTGTCCCGCTACCGCGAGCTGGGCGTGGGCGACCTGTCGATGGTCCTCGGCCACGACGACGTCACCGCCCGCCGCACTCTCGACGTCCTGCTCGCCGACGTCCTCCCGGGCCTCCGGTAG
- a CDS encoding P1 family peptidase encodes MKHSGRPAWAGSPDAVAGAARDRGASGLAGSLTDVPGIAVGHAQRVGDGWRTGVTVVLAPPAGAVGGVDVAGGAPGTRETDLLDPRNAVELVHAVVLTGGSAFGLAAADGVMRRLADAGIGFPVGPAGVVPIVPGAVIFDLGRGGASPASHAVPGPELGALAYDNATAGPMARGTVGAGTGAVSDALAGGVGGASTVLGDGTIVAALAVVNSAGSAVDPRTGRLYGDLDGELPPPDPALLAAWLASDRAPRPFPPDFATAARDSDPRHPNPPSPNSPSPSSPSPPPSPPIPGLLMNTTIGVVATDAVLTKAQCSRLASSAHDGMARAIRPAHTMVDGDSVFALATGARPAANLNELLVAAADTFARAVADALYQATGHPDLPSYQHLLLGGRHSA; translated from the coding sequence ATGAAGCATTCGGGCCGACCAGCGTGGGCCGGGTCCCCGGACGCGGTTGCGGGCGCGGCCAGGGACCGGGGCGCCTCGGGTCTCGCCGGGTCGCTGACGGACGTGCCGGGAATCGCCGTCGGGCACGCGCAGCGGGTCGGCGACGGGTGGCGGACCGGGGTGACCGTCGTGCTCGCGCCGCCGGCCGGGGCGGTCGGCGGGGTCGACGTCGCCGGCGGAGCACCGGGGACGCGGGAGACCGACCTGCTCGACCCCCGCAACGCCGTCGAGCTGGTACACGCCGTCGTGCTGACCGGGGGGAGCGCCTTCGGGCTGGCCGCCGCCGACGGCGTGATGCGCCGGCTCGCGGACGCGGGCATCGGCTTCCCGGTCGGGCCAGCGGGAGTGGTCCCGATCGTCCCGGGGGCGGTGATCTTCGACCTGGGTCGCGGTGGCGCCTCGCCGGCCTCGCACGCGGTACCCGGGCCGGAGCTGGGCGCGCTGGCCTACGACAACGCGACCGCCGGGCCCATGGCCCGTGGCACCGTCGGCGCCGGGACGGGCGCGGTCAGTGACGCCCTCGCGGGCGGGGTCGGCGGGGCGTCGACGGTGCTGGGCGACGGGACGATCGTGGCGGCGCTGGCCGTGGTCAACTCGGCGGGCTCCGCCGTCGACCCGCGCACCGGCCGTCTCTACGGCGACCTGGACGGCGAGCTTCCCCCGCCGGACCCCGCGCTGCTCGCCGCCTGGCTGGCCTCGGACCGAGCACCGAGGCCGTTCCCGCCCGACTTCGCCACGGCGGCCCGCGACTCCGACCCCCGCCACCCGAACCCGCCGTCCCCGAACTCCCCATCTCCGAGTTCGCCGTCTCCGCCCCCGTCGCCGCCGATCCCGGGCCTGCTCATGAACACCACGATCGGTGTCGTCGCGACCGACGCGGTGCTGACGAAGGCGCAGTGCTCGCGACTCGCCTCGAGCGCGCACGACGGGATGGCGCGGGCGATCCGCCCGGCGCACACGATGGTCGACGGCGACTCCGTCTTCGCCCTGGCCACCGGCGCCCGCCCGGCGGCCAACCTCAACGAGCTGCTGGTCGCCGCCGCGGACACCTTCGCCCGCGCCGTGGCCGACGCGCTCTACCAGGCCACCGGCCACCCCGACCTCCCGAGCTACCAGCACCTCCTGCTCGGCGGCCGCCACTCGGCGTAG
- a CDS encoding thiolase family protein — translation MPEAVIVEAVRTPIGKRNGALAGVHPVDLSALVLRELVARTGIDPAVVDDVHWGCVGQLGDQSSNVGRFAVLAAGWPESVPAVTINRACGSSQQAIDYAAMAVMSGQQEVVVAGGIESMSRIPLGASRQSGEPYGATARNRYDGSDFNQLTGAELIARRWGLDRRQLDEFSAQSHERAAAAIDAGAFDAQIVTVPTEAGPVGVDQGLRRGTTADTLAALKAVAGADGLHHAGSSSQISDGAAAILITTPEKARELGLAPIARYVAGTVVGADPVMVLTGPIPATRKLLARAGLTIDDIDAFEVNEAFASVPLAWLAETGADPKRMNPLGGAIAVGHPLGASGAILMTRLVHHLRDNGLRYGLQTMCEGGGTANATLVELVDD, via the coding sequence GTGCCGGAAGCGGTGATCGTCGAGGCGGTGCGCACGCCGATCGGCAAGCGGAACGGGGCGCTCGCCGGGGTGCACCCGGTGGACCTGTCCGCGCTCGTCCTGCGGGAGCTGGTCGCCCGGACGGGGATCGACCCGGCCGTGGTCGACGACGTCCACTGGGGCTGCGTCGGGCAGCTCGGCGACCAGTCCAGCAACGTCGGCCGGTTCGCCGTGCTCGCCGCCGGCTGGCCGGAGTCCGTGCCCGCCGTCACGATCAACCGGGCCTGCGGGTCGAGCCAGCAGGCGATCGACTACGCCGCGATGGCCGTGATGTCCGGCCAGCAGGAAGTCGTCGTCGCCGGCGGCATCGAGAGCATGAGCCGCATCCCGCTGGGCGCCTCCCGCCAGAGCGGTGAGCCCTACGGCGCCACGGCCCGTAACCGCTACGACGGCTCCGACTTCAACCAGCTCACCGGCGCCGAGCTGATCGCCCGCAGGTGGGGGCTCGACCGCCGCCAGCTCGACGAGTTCTCGGCGCAGAGCCACGAGCGGGCCGCCGCCGCGATCGACGCGGGCGCCTTCGACGCCCAGATCGTGACCGTGCCGACCGAGGCCGGCCCGGTCGGCGTCGACCAGGGCCTGCGACGTGGCACCACCGCCGACACGCTGGCCGCGCTCAAGGCGGTGGCGGGCGCGGACGGCCTGCACCACGCCGGCAGCTCGTCGCAGATCTCCGACGGTGCCGCCGCGATTCTGATCACCACACCGGAGAAGGCGCGCGAGCTGGGCCTCGCACCGATCGCCCGCTATGTCGCCGGCACCGTCGTCGGCGCTGACCCGGTGATGGTCCTGACCGGGCCGATCCCGGCCACCCGGAAGCTGCTGGCCAGGGCCGGCCTGACGATCGACGACATCGACGCGTTCGAGGTCAACGAGGCGTTCGCCTCCGTGCCACTGGCCTGGCTCGCCGAGACCGGCGCCGACCCGAAGCGGATGAACCCGCTCGGCGGCGCGATCGCCGTCGGCCACCCGCTCGGCGCCTCCGGCGCGATCCTGATGACCCGCCTCGTCCACCACCTGCGTGACAACGGCCTGCGTTACGGCCTGCAGACCATGTGCGAAGGCGGTGGCACCGCCAACGCCACCCTCGTCGAGCTCGTCGACGACTGA
- a CDS encoding CapA family protein, translated as MDPGVLTVFLCGDVMLGRGVDQILPHPGDPALHEGFSRDALAYVDLAEAVNGRIGYPVGFSWPWGDALDALESAAPDVRVVNLETSVTRSDDFAPGKAVHYRMNPDNLPCLAAARPDVCVLANNHVLDFGRRGLIETLDTLAAAGLRTAGAGRSADEARQPAIVPVEGGLRLLVLAFGVPSSGIPRTWAAVDDRPGVDVVPELSDAAADEIAARARRNKQPGDVVVASIHWGDNWGYGIDDDQIRFAHRLVDGGVDLVHGHSSHHPRPVEVYRDRLILYGCGDFVDDYEGITGYESFRDDLRPAYLVSVEADTGRLAGLRVVPLRTWRMRLGRALAEDTAWLHATLDRISRRFGAGFDLDPDGLLSLRRLSR; from the coding sequence ATGGATCCGGGTGTCCTGACCGTGTTCCTGTGCGGCGACGTGATGCTGGGGCGAGGAGTCGACCAGATCCTGCCGCATCCGGGCGACCCGGCGTTGCACGAGGGGTTCAGCCGGGATGCTCTGGCCTACGTCGACCTGGCCGAGGCGGTGAACGGGCGGATCGGGTATCCGGTTGGCTTCTCCTGGCCCTGGGGAGACGCGCTGGACGCGTTGGAGAGCGCCGCGCCCGATGTCCGGGTGGTGAACCTGGAGACGAGCGTTACACGATCCGACGATTTTGCTCCGGGGAAAGCTGTGCACTACCGGATGAATCCGGACAACCTTCCCTGCCTGGCCGCGGCCCGGCCCGACGTGTGCGTGCTGGCGAACAATCATGTGCTGGACTTCGGGCGGCGCGGGCTCATCGAGACGCTCGACACGCTGGCCGCCGCGGGGCTGAGGACAGCGGGCGCCGGGCGGAGCGCGGACGAGGCGCGCCAGCCGGCGATCGTCCCCGTCGAGGGCGGGCTGCGTCTGCTGGTTCTCGCGTTCGGTGTCCCGTCCAGTGGCATCCCGCGGACGTGGGCCGCGGTCGACGACCGGCCGGGCGTCGACGTCGTCCCGGAACTGTCGGACGCGGCGGCCGACGAGATCGCCGCCCGCGCGCGGCGGAACAAGCAGCCAGGGGACGTGGTCGTCGCGTCGATCCACTGGGGGGACAACTGGGGGTATGGCATCGACGACGACCAGATCCGGTTCGCGCACCGGCTGGTCGACGGCGGCGTCGACCTCGTGCACGGGCACTCGTCGCACCATCCGCGCCCGGTCGAGGTGTACCGGGATCGGCTGATCCTCTATGGCTGCGGGGACTTCGTCGACGACTACGAGGGCATCACCGGCTACGAGAGTTTCCGGGACGACCTGCGGCCCGCCTATCTGGTCTCGGTCGAGGCGGACACCGGCCGGCTGGCCGGCCTGCGGGTGGTGCCGCTGCGGACGTGGCGCATGCGGCTGGGCCGCGCACTCGCCGAGGACACCGCGTGGCTGCACGCGACGCTCGACCGGATCAGCCGCCGGTTCGGCGCCGGGTTCGATCTCGACCCCGATGGTCTGCTCTCGCTGCGCCGGCTGTCGCGGTGA